In Rhodococcus qingshengii JCM 15477, the sequence CGGACGACGTCGCAGCAGACGTGGTCGCGCTCCTGGGCGGCGATGCCCGCTTGGCAGTCGACGGTGATCCACGCCCGGTCGAACCGGGAGACGTCGCGGTGTTGGTGCGCACCCACAAGCACGTGGCGATGATCCGCGATGCTCTCGATGCCGTCGGTGTACCTTCCGTATTGACCGGAGGGTCCAGTGTTTTCGCGACACCCATTGCGACCCAGTGGCTGTGGCTGTTGCAGGCGATCGAGCAGCCCCATCGCTCCGATCGTGTCCGGTTGACGGCCCTCTCGCCGATTTTCGGGCGCACCTCCGAAGAACTGGACAAGGACGGCGACAACGTCGTTGCAGAACTTGCAGGTCAACTGCGCTCCTATTCCGGGCTGTTCGCACGCGTCGGGTTTGCGGCTGTGTTCGAAAGAATCTCTGCCGAAACAAATCTGGAGAAGCGTGTACTCGCGGCCCCGTCCGGCGAACGAGATTTCACCGATTTGCGGCACGTCGCACAACTCCTCGGTCGCGTCGCCACCGAGGAAGCGTTCGGGTTGAGCGCACTGGTTCGCTGGCTTTCCGACCGAATCAAGGATCCGACGTCCGGGAGCGCGACCGACAGAAGCCGTCGCCTCGACAGTGACGCTGCCGCAGTGCAAATCGCTACGGTGCATGCCACCAAAGGGCTCGAGTTCCCGATCGTCTACGTCCCGTTCAGTTGGGAGAGCGTTGGCGGCTTCAACTCGCCGACGCAGCTGTTGCACGACCCGGAGGGACGCCGCATCCTCGACGTCGGCGGGCAGGAAGGCCCGGGGTACAACGCCAGAAAGACTGTTGCGGAGGCCGAAGAAGCGGGCGAAGAACTGCGGTTGCTGTACGTGGCGCTGACCCGGGCGCAGTGCCAACTCGTGCTCTGGTGGGCACCCAGCTACGGGACCTCCCGCTCGCCGCTGCACCGGTTGATGCTCGGACGTACACCCGGCATCGCCGAACCTGCTCGGGTAGTGAAGGTGCTCGACGACGGTACAACCGCAGCACGGCTCGCAACCTGGCCGGCAGCAGCGTCCGACGTGATCTCGGTGGAACCTGTTGGTCCCCATCCGCCCTCGCCCGTCCACTGGTCCAGAGCGGCTGCGGACGTGACCGAACTGGCCGCGGCGCGTTTCGATCGAGACCTGGACACTCTGTGGCGTCGTACGTCGTACTCGGCACTCACCGCCGGAGCGCACCACGCGGTCACGACCACGGGCAGCGAGGTCGAGGATCCCGAAAAAGACGACGAGCCAGAGGATTCCGTAGACCTCGGGAGCATTACCCCCTCGCCCCTGGAGGCGTTCCCTTCACCCATGAACGGACTTCCCGCGGGCGCCGCATTCGGCACGCTGGTGCATGAGGTGCTCGAGGTGGTGGACACGGCTGTGGCAGATCTGAGAGAGGAACTCGGGATGCGTTGCGCCGAGGCGGTCTCGGTACGGGCGGCCGAGGTCGACTCCGAAGCACTCGCGGATGCGCTGTATCTGGTGATGCAGACTCCCTTGGGATTCGGAACCTTGGCCACGATCGCGCCGAAGGATCGTCTTCCCGAACTCGATTTCGAACTCCCACTGGCCGGTGGCGACGATCCGGTGTCGATGAGTGTCACACTCCGCGGAGTGTCGGAACTGTTGAGGCGCCACCTTTCCTCCGACGACATTCTGGCGTCGTACGCCGACTATCTGGACTGTGTCGAGACGTCACCGATGCGCGGATTCCTGACGGGCAGTATCGACGCAGTCTTGCGGATCCCGGGCCCGTCGTTCGTGATCGTCGATTACAAGACCAACCGGATCGGTCGCGGCGATCTGACGGCTGCCAACTACACGCGTGAACTCATGGCGACGGAGATGATGCGCTCGCACTATCCGCTGCAGGCACTGCTGTATTCGGTTGCACTGCATCGGTATCTGCGGTGGCGCCTGCCCGACTACGATCCGCACCGTCATCTCGGGGGCGCGCAGTATCAATTCGTGCGTGGGATGCTCGGCCCGGACAGCCCGCCGGAATGCGGTGTCTTCGAATGGAAACCGCCTGCTCAGCTGACGGTTGAACTATCGGATCTGCTGGCCGGTCTTGATGCGTCCCACACAGTAGGGGAGAAGATTCGATGACCGAGGCGCAATTGGCGCAGCGCGCCAAAGGGATCGTGCGAATCTTCAACGAAGCCGGGGTTCTGGTTGCCGCCGATGTTCATGTCGCGACGAGAGTGTGCAGCCTGGGCGGTGAAACTTCCGAAGAAGTGATGCTGGCCGCGGCGTTGGCAGTTCGGGCCGTGCGATCAGGTTCGGTGTGCCTCGATCTACGACGGATGCGTGATGTGAGCGTCGACAATGCGACGGAGGAGGAACTCACGTCGTTGCCGTGGCCCGAACCGTCGGAGATCGTTGCCGCCCTTCGGCTGAGCCCTCTGGTGATCGGCGGAAACGCCGGACCTCTCAGACCGCTCCGGTTGGTCGACACGGACGACGGTGAACTCCTCTACCTCGATCGATATTTTCTGCAGGAGCAGACGATTCGGCGAGTGCTCGACGAGCGGGCGTCCACGTGGCCGCCCGCCGACCTGAAAGCGGTCCGAACGCGGCTGGATTCGCTGTTCGTCGACGAGAACGGGCCGACCATCGCGCCGGATCGTCAACGGATAGCAGCTGCTCTCGCCGCGACACAGTGGACCACCGTCATCGCCGGTGGGCCCGGAACCGGCAAAACCCATACGGTCGCACGTATTCTCGCTCTCCTGTCGGAGGAATTGGGTTCGAATGCTCGCATCGGTCTGGCCGCACCGACGGGTAAAGCCGCAGCACGGCTGCAGGAGTCCGTACGTGAGCAGACCGCGAGCCTTGGCCTTCCCGAAGAACTCGCGGCCATGACCCTGCACCGCCTACTCGGTTGGCAGCGGGGGAGTTCGAGTCGTTTCAAATACAATGCGACCAACAGACTTCCCTACGATGTGGTCGTCGTCGACGAGACGTCGATGGTCTCCCTCACGTTGATGGCGCGCCTGCTCGAAGCCGTTCGCCCCGATGCCCGGCTACTGCTCGTCGGCGATCCCGATCAGTTGACCTCAGTCGACGCGGGCGCTGTTCTTGCTGATCTTGTCGCCCGCCCGGTAAAGGTCAGTGGAAATCCGACGCTGACACAGTTGGTGGGTGACGATCTCACGGCCACTGGTTCCGAAGAGGCATTGAGTGCGGATGAACAGGATCGTCTGCGGGGCGGGATCATTCAACTCTCACGCGGGCGCCGCTTCGACGGAACTATCGCGTCGTTGGCCAGGGCAGTTCGAGCGGGAGATTCCGCTGAGGTTCTGCGTATCCTGCGCAGCGGTGATCCAGCCGTCTCCTTCCATTCGCCCGAGGATGTTGACGCATTGCGCGCCGACATCGTTGCGAGTTCAGAGGTGGTGACGGCGTCGGCCGAGGTGGGTGATGCGATCGGCGCGCTGAAAGGCTTGGAATCGCACCGCCTTCTGTGCGCCCACCGTGACGGACCGTACGGTGTCGGGAGGTGGGCGCAGCAGGCGATGGAGTGGGTCGGCACGGCATCAGGGCAGTTTCTTGACCCGACGCGGTGGTATCCGGGCCAACCCCTGTTGGTGACGGCCAACGACTACGAGGCGAAGATCTACAACGGGGATGCCGGGGTGATCGTGCAGCGTGAGGATGGCGTGCCTATTGCCGCATTCCAGCGGGGCAGTGATGCGTTTCTGATTCACCCGAGCCAACTCTCGTCGGTGCAGACGGTTTACGCGATGACGATTCACCGGAGCCAGGGCAGCCAGTACGACACCGTATCGGTGATGTTGCCGGCCGAGGCGTCGTCACTGCTGACTCGGGAGTTGTTGTACACGGCGATCACTCGCGCCAGAAACCATGTGAGAGTAATCGGCACCGAGGATTCCGTGAGGGCGGGAGTGCAGCGACAGGTACTCAGGGCAAGTGGGCTGCGTCGTGAGATCCGTCCGTACGACGGGCCGTGAAAGTCGGATGTTGCGGATTCTCTCGGTCATACGTTGTATACGACGAACACCTTGCGTACGGTCTCGGTGACCGTCCACGTACCCTTCCATCCGATTGGGAAGATTGCACTCGTACCGGCAACGAGATGTACGGGATCGCCGTAGTCCTCCTCGACGGTCATGGCGCCGGAGACGATGGTGATGATCTCGCCGCGGGTGAGGAACTCCCACCGCGACTTTCCCGGTTCGCTCTCCCAGACTCCGGATTGAATGCGGCCGTCGGCACTGGTGAACTCGACATCTGCACGAGTGATGATGTCTCCGCCGAGTGGCTCTGCACTGGGTTGGCCGAGCAGTGCTTGCTGGAAGATCCCACTTGCGCTGTTCAACTCTGCGGCACGGAAGGTAATGGTCACAATTCAATCCTGACTTTCGAAACTCATGTGAATCAT encodes:
- a CDS encoding UvrD-helicase domain-containing protein, with product MDFDLLGPLPTGTTVLEASAGTGKTYAIVGLATRCVAEGLADNSQVLLVTFSRAATQELRERARERFAGVSAALVDPEAARRSDDDLVAYLATADDEEIGVRRRRLLRALAEFDAGTITTTHSFCQRMLDGLGIAGEREPDTTFVESVDDLISEVVSDLYLSRYSRTDSSPPFSTKDALAIARSAVGDGQAILEPDGEEETAPGQRVLFAAAARVEVERRKRTKGIRDFNDLLTLLHGVLTDPEYGPVACRRVREKFKVVLIDEFQDTDPLQWDILRLAFHGHTTLVLVGDPKQAIYAFRGAEVLSYLDAVDQADAHQELTTNWRSDPGLLAALEHLYGGAALGNEGIVAHPVEASHKKSRLFGPVPMRVRHLPRTGAGPLNRSGFPAVGRLRSRVADDVAADVVALLGGDARLAVDGDPRPVEPGDVAVLVRTHKHVAMIRDALDAVGVPSVLTGGSSVFATPIATQWLWLLQAIEQPHRSDRVRLTALSPIFGRTSEELDKDGDNVVAELAGQLRSYSGLFARVGFAAVFERISAETNLEKRVLAAPSGERDFTDLRHVAQLLGRVATEEAFGLSALVRWLSDRIKDPTSGSATDRSRRLDSDAAAVQIATVHATKGLEFPIVYVPFSWESVGGFNSPTQLLHDPEGRRILDVGGQEGPGYNARKTVAEAEEAGEELRLLYVALTRAQCQLVLWWAPSYGTSRSPLHRLMLGRTPGIAEPARVVKVLDDGTTAARLATWPAAASDVISVEPVGPHPPSPVHWSRAAADVTELAAARFDRDLDTLWRRTSYSALTAGAHHAVTTTGSEVEDPEKDDEPEDSVDLGSITPSPLEAFPSPMNGLPAGAAFGTLVHEVLEVVDTAVADLREELGMRCAEAVSVRAAEVDSEALADALYLVMQTPLGFGTLATIAPKDRLPELDFELPLAGGDDPVSMSVTLRGVSELLRRHLSSDDILASYADYLDCVETSPMRGFLTGSIDAVLRIPGPSFVIVDYKTNRIGRGDLTAANYTRELMATEMMRSHYPLQALLYSVALHRYLRWRLPDYDPHRHLGGAQYQFVRGMLGPDSPPECGVFEWKPPAQLTVELSDLLAGLDASHTVGEKIR
- the recD gene encoding exodeoxyribonuclease V subunit alpha; amino-acid sequence: MTEAQLAQRAKGIVRIFNEAGVLVAADVHVATRVCSLGGETSEEVMLAAALAVRAVRSGSVCLDLRRMRDVSVDNATEEELTSLPWPEPSEIVAALRLSPLVIGGNAGPLRPLRLVDTDDGELLYLDRYFLQEQTIRRVLDERASTWPPADLKAVRTRLDSLFVDENGPTIAPDRQRIAAALAATQWTTVIAGGPGTGKTHTVARILALLSEELGSNARIGLAAPTGKAAARLQESVREQTASLGLPEELAAMTLHRLLGWQRGSSSRFKYNATNRLPYDVVVVDETSMVSLTLMARLLEAVRPDARLLLVGDPDQLTSVDAGAVLADLVARPVKVSGNPTLTQLVGDDLTATGSEEALSADEQDRLRGGIIQLSRGRRFDGTIASLARAVRAGDSAEVLRILRSGDPAVSFHSPEDVDALRADIVASSEVVTASAEVGDAIGALKGLESHRLLCAHRDGPYGVGRWAQQAMEWVGTASGQFLDPTRWYPGQPLLVTANDYEAKIYNGDAGVIVQREDGVPIAAFQRGSDAFLIHPSQLSSVQTVYAMTIHRSQGSQYDTVSVMLPAEASSLLTRELLYTAITRARNHVRVIGTEDSVRAGVQRQVLRASGLRREIRPYDGP
- a CDS encoding cupin domain-containing protein; this encodes MTITFRAAELNSASGIFQQALLGQPSAEPLGGDIITRADVEFTSADGRIQSGVWESEPGKSRWEFLTRGEIITIVSGAMTVEEDYGDPVHLVAGTSAIFPIGWKGTWTVTETVRKVFVVYNV